A window from Leptothermofonsia sichuanensis E412 encodes these proteins:
- a CDS encoding ABC transporter permease, translating into MSPLLAIAAALLVGAGLILLAGVSPLGAYSALFSEALTNYFGFGNTLTKMAPLLLTSLGVLLALKAGQFNIGGEGQIYMGGVGSALVGLYVQGLPALVHVPLALLGGFLFGAIWGMVPGYLKAYRGVNEVITTLLLNYIAQNLVSYAVSHPMKEPGAPTPFSPMIAPSARLPVILPQTQVHAGIVLGLAATVILWIVFARSPVGYQIETVGQNPTAARYAGISVERTILLVMALAGGLAGLAGAGEVMGLKYRLFENFSPGYGFDAIAIAFLSRGNLAGIALISLFFGALRSGANVMQRSAGVPVTVVYAIQGLTVLFIAIGLVLERRVGEKG; encoded by the coding sequence GTGTCGCCATTGCTGGCGATCGCGGCTGCCCTTCTCGTGGGCGCAGGCTTGATTCTCCTGGCAGGCGTCAGCCCACTTGGGGCGTATTCGGCTCTATTCAGTGAAGCTCTGACTAACTATTTTGGTTTTGGCAATACCCTGACCAAAATGGCACCATTGCTGCTCACCAGTTTAGGGGTGTTGCTTGCCCTGAAAGCCGGTCAGTTCAATATTGGTGGCGAAGGGCAAATTTATATGGGAGGGGTGGGCAGTGCCCTGGTGGGACTCTATGTTCAGGGATTGCCTGCTCTGGTTCACGTCCCCCTGGCATTGCTGGGTGGCTTCTTGTTCGGTGCTATATGGGGAATGGTGCCGGGATATCTGAAGGCCTATCGGGGGGTCAATGAGGTGATTACCACTCTGTTACTGAACTATATTGCCCAAAATTTAGTGAGCTACGCGGTAAGCCACCCCATGAAGGAACCAGGTGCTCCCACTCCTTTCAGTCCTATGATTGCTCCATCTGCCCGATTACCCGTGATCTTGCCTCAGACTCAGGTTCATGCTGGGATTGTACTGGGGTTGGCGGCAACGGTTATTCTGTGGATTGTGTTTGCCCGATCGCCCGTTGGCTATCAGATTGAAACCGTAGGACAAAACCCCACTGCTGCCCGCTATGCTGGAATTTCTGTCGAGCGCACCATCCTGCTGGTGATGGCACTGGCGGGGGGACTGGCAGGACTGGCAGGTGCCGGGGAGGTGATGGGATTGAAATATCGTCTGTTTGAGAACTTCTCTCCGGGCTACGGGTTTGATGCCATCGCGATCGCTTTTCTGAGTCGGGGGAATCTGGCAGGGATTGCATTGATTTCCCTCTTTTTTGGGGCACTGCGCAGTGGCGCAAACGTCATGCAGCGCAGCGCAGGCGTCCCCGTGACCGTGGTTTACGCTATTCAGGGATTGACCGTATTGTTTATCGCCATCGGTCTGGTGCTGGAAAGACGAGTTGGGGAGAAGGGATAG